The segment ACGAAGGCTTCACCAAGCTGATTTTCGACGAGGAAACCCATCGCATCATCGGTGGCGGTATCGTCGGCACCCACGCGGGCGACCTGATCAGCGAAGTCTGCCTGGCCATCGAGATGGGCGCGGATGCCGTGGATATTGGCAAGACGATTCACCCGCACCCGACCTTGGGCGAGTCGATTGGCATGGCTGCGGAAATCTACGAAGGTGTGTGCACCGACGTGCCGCCGCCGCGCAAGCGCTGATTGCTGGCGCCGTAGTGAGAGAACCCGCCGATTCGGCGGGTTTTTTTGTCTCGACTCTCCTGCGAGCACTGGGGGGAGAACGCGACGAAAAAAAGCCCGGCCTCTGGTGGTCAGAGGCCGGGCTTGAACGATACCTTTTGGAATCGGGTACCGAGGAGACACCGGTACGAGGCGATCGGGATCGCCTCCGTTGGCAAAACGCCCCGCGTGGGCGGGGCGTTTTGCCAACGGACCGGCCAGAGCCGGCGCGTTGGTATTACAGATGCTTAGGCAGCAGCAGCCGACTTCTTGGTGGCGGTGCGGGCCGTGGCGCTGGCTTGCTGGGCAGCCTTGGTCGCGGCGGTGGCAGCGGCCTGGAAGTTGCTCTCAGCCATTTCAACGGCTTGCTTGGTAGCCTTCTGCACCGACTCGTAGGCGTTGTTGGCCGCCGAGATCGCCGACTTCACGATCGCTACGGTCGACTCCGAACCCGCCGGAGCGTTCTTGGCCAGGTTGTCGACCAGGGCTTGCACGTTCTTCGTGCCTTCGGCCAGTTGGGCTTCAGCAACCTTGGTGAACTCGCTTTGGGTTTCCGAAGCGATTTCGTACAGGTGACGCGTGTAGGCCAGGGTCTTCTCGGCAACCGGCTGCACCAGCGATGCCTGGATGGCCAGCAGTTCCTGGGCGTCCTTGGCGGTCAGCGCCTTCTTGGCGTTGTCGGCGTTCTCGGCCAGGGTGGCCTTGACTACTTGCAGGTTCAGCTCAACGAGCTTCTCCACGCCTTCGAAAGCCTTCGAGGTCAGGCCGAACAGGGTTTCGAGGTTGGCTTTTTGTGCGGCTGCAACTTGTTCCGGGGTCAGGATCATTGCGGGTCTCCAGTGGTGAGCTTCAAGGTCAAGCAAAAGTGAAATTAAGCCGCCCAGATGTCAAAGCCATGACTTCAGTGTCCTGGCCAGCCCGAGCGTGTGTCTCGTTTCTCGGCGCTGCCCGAAGGCTTTGATGCGCCGCAACAATTGCAATTCTAAGAGAACAACGATGAGTGTCAAGCGGTTTTTGTGCATTGCACAAAAAATCACCCGGAACACCCCGTCGAAAGCGCATAGAAGTCGACGTATGGCGCGTAAATTAAGGGTTTTTCCTGAGTCTGTCGCTTGATGCGGCGCGGGAGATCCTGGCGTTTTCTGGCGGTTTCGGCGATTGGTGTGCCGCAGCGGGAGGGGAGTGCTACCATCGCTGACTGCCCGGTCGGATAATGATGTCATTCAGGCACTTTCCGGGCCGCTCATCCTGCCCCATCCCGATGCTTGCCTTTTACGCCGATCATTTCGTCCTGCCGTTGCCGCCGGGTCACCGTTTTCCGATGCGCAAATACAGCATGCTGCGTGATGCGGTGGTGCGCGAGGTAGGCGGGGTGGAACTGCAAGAGGCGCCGCGTGCCGACGATGCAACACTCGCATTGGCCCACACCGCTGCCTATATCGAGGACGTTTCCACTGGCCAACTCGATGCCGCGCGTCAGCGCGAGATCGGCTTTCCCTGGTCGCATGAAATGGTGGAGCGTTCCCGGCGCTCGGCCGGCGCGACGATTGCCGCTTGCAGGGTGGCGCTGGAGCAGGGTATCGCGGCGAATCTGGCTGGCGGCACTCACCACGCGTACGCGGACAAAGGGGCGGGGTTTTGCGTATTCAATGACGCGGCGATTGCGGCGCGTCGCCTGCAGCGCGACGGCAGCGTCCGGCGTGTGGCGGTCATCGATCTCGACGTCCACCAGGGCAACGGTACCGCATCGATCCTGCGTGATGACCCGACGATATTTACGCTGTCGCTGCATGGCGAGAAGAACTACCCGTTTCGCAAGGAAGCTAGCGATCTCGACGTCGGGTTGCCGGATGGGTGCGATGACGGTACCTATGCCGTCGCGCTGGCGTCCGCGCTAGAAACCCTGTTCGCACGATTCGATCCCGATCTGCTGATCTACCTGGCCGGCGCCGATCCTCATGAGGGTGATCGCCTGGGGCGATTGAAGCTCACGATGGCCGGTCTCGCGCAGCGAGACAGCATGGTGTTCGAAGCGGCACGATCGCGTGGGTTGCCGGTCGCCGTTGCCATGGCGGGTGGCTATGGCAACCAGATCGAGGACACGGTCGCCGTGCATACGCAGACCATCATGCTTGCCGCGCGGTATCACGCACAGCTTGCCGCCGAACGCGCGAGCGTGTCATGAATCGATTGCAATCCGTTGGAACCTTGTGGCGGCCAGTGCGCTCATATCGAGCTGTCGTGCATCTGGCCGGTGCCGTTTGTCCGAGCCATTCCTGACGCCAATAACAATGAAGCCCGAACCCGATTGCCGCAGTGCCTACGCACACTTCCAGCCGATCACGACGCGTTGGATGGATAACGATGTCTATGGTCACGTCAACAACGTTGTCTACTACAGTTATTTTGATACGGTCGTTAACACGTACCTGATCCGGGCTGGTGTGTTGGACATCGAGGCGGGCGAGACGATCGGTCTGGTGATCGAGACGCAGTGCAACTACTTCTCGTCCCTGAGTTTTCCCGACACAGTGGTGGCGGGGCTGCGCGTGGCGAAGCTTGGCAATTCGAGCGTGCGCTACGAGGTAGGGCTGTTTTGCAACGATGATGACGTCGCCGCCGCCCAAGGGCATTTCGTGCACGTGTATGTCGATCGCGAAACGCGCCGGCCGGTGCCGCTGCCGCAGCCTTTGCGCCAGGCGCTCGAGGCGCTGGTGATTGGCCAGCAGGCACAGTGACCACATTAACAAGAACAAGGAGACCGCAGAGCATGTCGACCCCTGGTGACGCAGCGATCGTCGATCGCGCCATCACAACGCGCCGTTCGATCCGCGCATTCCTGGATACGCCGGTACCACGCGAGACCGTCGAGGAGATTCTTGCGGTGGCAAGCCGCGCACCCTCCGGTACCAACACCCAGCCGTGGAAGGTGTATGTGCTGGCCGGCGATGCCAAGGCCCGCCTGTGTGCGGATGTGCTGGCCGCGTACGAGGATCCCGAGCGTGATGCCAAGTACCGAGAGGAATATCCGTACTACCCGCGCGAGTGGACCAATCCGTATCTGGCGCGCCGCCGCAAGGTTGGTTGGGATCTTTACAGCCTGTTGCAGATCAGCCGCGAAGACAAGGCGCGCATGCACGAACAACATGCGCGCAATTTCCGTTTCTTTGATGCCCCTGTAGGCATGATCTTCACGATTGATCGGATCATGGAACAAGGAAGCTGGCTCGATTACGGCATGTTCCTGCAAAGCATCATGGTGGCGGCGCGCGCACGTGACCTGGATACGTGCCCGCAGGCCGCCTTTACGCAGTTCCACAGGATCATTGGGCAACACTTGCGTTTGCCGGAGGAAGAGATGGTGGTGTGTGGCATGTCGCTTGGATATGCCGACCCCGAGGCTACGGCCAATCAATTGACGACGGAACGTGAACCGGTCAGCGGGTTCGCGCGTTTTCTTTCCTGAGTCGCTGCCGGTGTCCTCAGGAATCGACGAAATCGACCGATATGGACGCCGAGGGCACTTTGATTTTGTAAAGGGTGGCTGGCTGTGCGGGGATGTCGACATGGTTTGTCGACGTGATGCCGGTTACACAGCAGCCGACCCAGCTGTTGTTTTTGGAGTTGCGGAAATATGACGAAGTCGGCGCTTTTCCCGTGATGTGGAAATGTTTGCCAACCAAACTTTAACGAGCGCTTCTAAGTCATTAATCTTGCTAACAATTTCTTAATTTCCTAAACTAGCGCCATTCCGCAGCCGCGCTGATCAGATCATGTTCCGGATCGAATCTCTCATGCCCCGATTCTTCGGCCTACCCCAATTGACCGCGCTCGCCACTTCGGCGGTCGTGTCCATTGCCCTGCTGGCCGCGCCGGCCTCGTACGCAGCGACGTCGTCGACTGCGACGA is part of the Cupriavidus metallidurans CH34 genome and harbors:
- a CDS encoding acyl-CoA thioesterase; the protein is MKPEPDCRSAYAHFQPITTRWMDNDVYGHVNNVVYYSYFDTVVNTYLIRAGVLDIEAGETIGLVIETQCNYFSSLSFPDTVVAGLRVAKLGNSSVRYEVGLFCNDDDVAAAQGHFVHVYVDRETRRPVPLPQPLRQALEALVIGQQAQ
- a CDS encoding histone deacetylase family protein — its product is MLAFYADHFVLPLPPGHRFPMRKYSMLRDAVVREVGGVELQEAPRADDATLALAHTAAYIEDVSTGQLDAARQREIGFPWSHEMVERSRRSAGATIAACRVALEQGIAANLAGGTHHAYADKGAGFCVFNDAAIAARRLQRDGSVRRVAVIDLDVHQGNGTASILRDDPTIFTLSLHGEKNYPFRKEASDLDVGLPDGCDDGTYAVALASALETLFARFDPDLLIYLAGADPHEGDRLGRLKLTMAGLAQRDSMVFEAARSRGLPVAVAMAGGYGNQIEDTVAVHTQTIMLAARYHAQLAAERASVS
- the phaP1 gene encoding TIGR01841 family phasin PhaP1; translation: MILTPEQVAAAQKANLETLFGLTSKAFEGVEKLVELNLQVVKATLAENADNAKKALTAKDAQELLAIQASLVQPVAEKTLAYTRHLYEIASETQSEFTKVAEAQLAEGTKNVQALVDNLAKNAPAGSESTVAIVKSAISAANNAYESVQKATKQAVEMAESNFQAAATAATKAAQQASATARTATKKSAAAA
- a CDS encoding nitroreductase; translated protein: MSTPGDAAIVDRAITTRRSIRAFLDTPVPRETVEEILAVASRAPSGTNTQPWKVYVLAGDAKARLCADVLAAYEDPERDAKYREEYPYYPREWTNPYLARRRKVGWDLYSLLQISREDKARMHEQHARNFRFFDAPVGMIFTIDRIMEQGSWLDYGMFLQSIMVAARARDLDTCPQAAFTQFHRIIGQHLRLPEEEMVVCGMSLGYADPEATANQLTTEREPVSGFARFLS